One region of Armigeres subalbatus isolate Guangzhou_Male chromosome 3, GZ_Asu_2, whole genome shotgun sequence genomic DNA includes:
- the LOC134221600 gene encoding uncharacterized protein LOC134221600: MKHECSNCHVWSNCYRKLTPKLYDYAAERRIKLDKSCSHICNTCYCRLYRIIKKGNEPAAPSAVNIECENQELTVSEPSKLDDLAVAGPSDTNNFAVAGPSRVNNFAAPANINNGGFEIIDPNAAGSSEIDAVPSVESLFSLESTSAESIGSAGAQKPGDGQEILQQMKAKFDEISDRNDRYRILTSLPKSWTAYKMMQEFGVSQRTAQRAKKLQIEKGFMSTPETRVNMLSLSDDTLTVVRDFYNSDEISRACPGKRDFVIENMAGEKVHVQRRLLLYENVENARQEVIMPDDMPSTSKRPMGQKASKSLKKHHGFAATNAGLEMAKAGTQLAYAAKKRLAYSQQKAVALSRLANHSIMSMDLNGLNTTAKEYYMLEQSRILKETRELAEIEPGSEPEPEDDDLPNDDASEENV; the protein is encoded by the exons ATGAAGCACGAATGCTCAAATTGCCATGTTTGGAGTAATTGTTACAGGAAACTTACTCCTAAACTGTATGATTATGCAGCGGAAAGGAGAATAAAATTGGATAAAAGCTGTTCCCACATTTGTAATACCTGCTATTGCCGACTTTATCGCATTATCAAGAAAGGAAACGAGCCAGCAGCTCCAAGTGCAGTTAATATAGAATGTGAAAATCAAGAACTCACCGTTTCTGAACCATCGAAACTTGATGATCTCGCCGTTGCCGGACCATCAGACACCAATAATTTCGCCGTGGCGGGACCATCTAGAGTGAACAATTTCGCCGCACCAGCAAACATCAATAATGGTGGTTTCGAAATAATCGATCCCAATGCCGCTGGATCATCGGAAATTGACGCTGTTCCTAGTGTTG aatctttgttttctttggaatcAACGAGTGCTGAATCAATTGGTAGCGCTGGTGCCCAGAAACCCGGAGAcggtcaggaaattcttcaacaaatgaaggcaaaatttgatgaaatatctgaCAGAAACGATCGATATAGGATTCTAACTTCCCTTCCCAAATCCTGGACTGCATAcaaaatgatgcaagaattcggTGTTTCGCAACGAACTGCTCAACGTGCAAAGAAATTACAGATTGAAAAAGGTTTTATGAGCACACCGGAGACCAGAGTAAATATGTTGTCTTTGAGCGATGATACTCTAACTGTAGTTAGGGACTTTTATAATAGTGACGAGATAAGCAGAGCATGTCCTGGGAAAAGGGATTTCGTTATTGAAAATATGGCAGGAGAAAAAGTGCATGTACAGCGCAGGTTACTTTTAt ATGAAAACGTTGAAAACGCCAGGCAGGAAGTAATCATGCCAGATGATATGCCTTCGACCTCCAAACGACCTATGGGACAAAAGGCTAGTAAATCCCTTAAGAAGCACCATGGATTCGCTGCAACTAATGCTGGACTGGAAATGGCGAAGGCTGGCACTCAGTTGGCGTATGCTGCAAAAAAAAGGTTAGCTTACAGCCAACAGAAAGCTGTGGCCTTGAGCAGATTGGCCAACCATTCGATTATGTCGATGGATTTGAACGGCTTGAATACGACCGCTAAAGAATATTATATGTTGGAGCAATCAAGAATATTGAAAGAGACCAGAGAGTTGGCCGAAATAGAACCGGGTTCAGAACCAGAGCCTGAAGACGATGATCTGCCTAACGACGATGCTTCGGAAGAGAATGTTTAG
- the LOC134221601 gene encoding uncharacterized protein LOC134221601: protein MENAAVLLHYFSDSSDEEEQFAEQMLLYAHGSFSSSGDNNKRGSRLGKSGNINRHAVEGAIRLFNDYFSTTPVYTDKQFRRRFRMHRNLFLKISSAMEANTYFVQKPDATGKMGLSCLQKCTAAIRQLAYGSPSDAIDEYVRMAESTARKCLLEFCCTVEKVFGNEYLRSPTQEDIARLLRVGEERGFPGMLGSLDCCHWQWKNCPSAWAGQYKGKEKKPTIILEAVASYDLWIWHAFFGMPGSNNDINVMGRSPLFSNYYNGKTPPVQFEVNGRTYNTGYYLDDGIYPPHATLVQSISSPVGLKRKYFADKQESARKDVERAFGALMGRFAILKNPARLWNKNDLKSIMRACIILHNMIIEDESYNNSTSDNFTTFLNRYKKVHNRQLHYQLQNDLVEHLWNMKGNED, encoded by the exons ATGGAGAACGCTGCGGTTTTATTGCACTATTTTTCCGACTCAAGCGACGAAGAGGAACAATTCGCGGAACAGATGTTATTATACGCACATGGATCATTTTCGTCATCTGGTGACAACAATAAAAGAGGATCTCGGCTAGGAAAAAGCGGAAATATTAACAGACACGCAGTGGAAGGAGCAATCCGATTATTCAACGACTATTTTTCTACTACTCCAGTTTATACCGATAAACAGTTCCGGCGGCGCTTCCGGATGCATCGAAatttatttcttaaaatttcttcggcaatggaAGCGAACACGTATTTCGTACAAAAACCGGATGCTACTGGTAAGATGGGCTTGTCATGTCTTCAGAAGTGCACAGCGGCTATTCGGCAACTGGCGTATGGCTCCCCGTCAGATGCTATAGATGAATATGTACGAATGGCTGAATCGACAGCTCGAAAGTGTCTGCTTGAATTCTGCTGCACAGTGGAGAAAGTTTTCGGTAATGAATATCTGCGATCTCCAACTCAGGAGGACATTGCGCGTTTGCTGAGAGTAGGTGAAGAACGGGGATTTCCCGGCATGCTCGGATCGTTGGACTGTTGCCACTGGCAGTGGAAAAACTGCCCTAGCGCCTGGGCTGGGCAGTATAAGGGAAAGGAGAAGAAGCCCACAATTATCTTAGAGGCCGTTGCGTCGTATGATTTGTGGATATGGCACGCGTTTTTCGGTATGCCTGGATCGAACAACGATATAAACGTGATGGGTAGGTCTCCATTGTTCTCCAATTATTACAATGGAAAAACTCCTCCAGTTCAATTCGAAGTAAATGGTCGTACCTATAATACTGGGTATTACTTAGACGACGGAATATATCCTCCACACGCAACGCTGGTTCAATCAATATCGTCACCAGTGGGTTTGAAGCGCAAG TATTTTGCAGATAAGCAAGAATCGGCCAGAAAGGATGTCGAAAGGGCGTTTGGAGCGTTAATGGGACGATTCGCTATACTTAAAAATCCGGCTCGGCTATGGAATAAGAATGATTTGAAATCCATTATGCGTGCTTGTATAATACTTCACAATATGATTATCGAAGATGAATCATATAATAATTCGACAT CAGATAACTTCACAACGTTCCTCAATCGATACAAGAAAGTTCACAACAGGCAGCTTCATTATCAACTCCAGAACGACCTGGTCGAGCATCTATGGAATATGAAGGGAAACGAAGATTAG